A region of the Hordeum vulgare subsp. vulgare chloroplast, complete genome genome:
TCCCAGGAAAAGCTCGAACGACCTTCAACAAAAGGGTACCTGTACCCGAAACCGACACAGGTGGGTAGGTAGAGAATACCTAGGGGCGCGAGACAACTCTCTCTAAGGAACTCGGCAAAATAGCCCCGTAACTTCGGGAGAAGGGGTGCCCCCTCACAAAAGGGGGTCGCAGTGACCAGGCCCGGGCGACTGTTTACCAAAAACACAGGTCTCCGCAAAGTCGTAAGACCATGTATGGGGGCTGACGCCTGCCCAGTGCCGGAAGGTCAAGGAAGTTGGTGAACTGATGACAGGGAAGCCGGCGACCGAAGCCCCGGTGAACGGCGGCCGTAACTATAACGGTCCTAAGGTAGCGAAATTCCTTGTCGGGTAAGTTCCGACCCGCACGAAAGGCGTAACGATCTGGGCACTGTCTCGGAGAGAGGCTCGGTGAAATAGACATGTCTGTGAAGATGCGGACTACCTGCACCTGGACAGAAAGACCCTATGAAGCTTTACTGTTCCCTGGGATTGGCTTTGGGCCTTTCCTGCGCAGCTTAGGTGGAAGGCGAAGAAGGCCCCCTTCCGGGGGGGCCCGAGCCATCAGTGAGATACCACTCTGGAAGAGCTCGGATTCTAACCTTGTGTCAGACCCGCGGGCCAAGGGACAGTCTCAGGTAGACAGTTTCTATGGGGCGTAGGCCTCCCAAAAGGTAACGGAGGCGTGCAAAGGTTTCCTCGGGCCAGACGGACATTGGTCCTCGAGTGCAAAGGCAGAAGGGAGCTTGACTGCAAGACTCACCCGTCGAGCAGAGACGAAAGTCGGCCTTAGTGATCCGACGGTGCCGAGTGGAAGGGCCGTCGCTCAACGGATAAAAGTTACTCTAGGGATAACAGGCTGATCTTCCCCAAGAGTCCACATCGACGGGAAGGTTTGGCACCTCGATGTCGGCTCTTCGCCACCTGGAGCTGTAGGTGGTTCCAAGGGTTGGGCTGTTCGCCCATTAATGCGGTACGTGAGCTGGGTTCAGAACGTCGTGAGACAGTTCGGTCCATATCCGGTGTGGGCGTTAGAGCATTGAGAGGACCTTTCCCTAGTACGAGAGGACCGGGAAGGACGCACCTCTGGTGTACCAGTTATCGTGCCTACGGTAAACGCTGGGTAGCCAAGTGCGGAGAGGATAACTGCTGAAAGCATATAAGTAGTAAGCCCACCCCAAGATGAGTGCTCTCTCCTCCGACTTCCCTAGAGCCTCCGGTATCACAGCCGAGACAGCGACGGGTTCTCCACCCATACGGGGATGGAGCGACAGAAGTATGGAAATAGGATAAGGTAGCGGCGAGACGAGCCGTTTAAATAGGTGTCAAGTGGAAGTGCAGTGATGTATGCAGCTGAGGCATCCTAACGAACGAACGATTTGAACCTTGTTCCTACACGGCCTGATCAAATCGATCAGGCACTTGCCATCTATCTTCATTGTTCAACTCTTTGATGAAAAGATGAAAAAACCAAAAAAAAGCCCTGCCCTTCCATCTCTTGGATAGATAGAGAGGGAGGGCAGAGGCCTTTGGTGTCCCTTTCAGTCAAGAATTGGGGCTTCACAATTACTAGCCAATATTTATCTCATGCCTTTCCTCGTTCATGGTTCGATATTCTGGTGTCCTAGGCGTAGAGGAACCACACCAATCCATCCCGAATTTGGTGGTTAAACTCTACTGCGGTGACGATACTGTAGGGGAGGTCCTGCGGCAAAATAGCTCGATGCCAGAATGATAAAAAGCTTAACACCTCTTATTTGACTTTTTCACTATTTTGAAATAAGAAAAAGATCCAAATCTAAAATGCAAAGATCGTCTTATTCAAAACCTCAATCATCACATCCCCTCTCTCCCACTTCACACCTCGGAACGCACTGTTCTTATAGAGAGAAAGGCGCTTTCCCATCTTCTTAACCTGAAATGAAGGGGTACCCCCGGGAAGAGATCCAGTGGAGACAGCTGGGCCTGTAGCTCAGAGGATTAGAGCACGTGGCTACGAACCACGGTGTCGGGGGTTCGAATCCCTCCTCGCCCACAGCCTTCCAAAGGGGGAAGGGCCTTTACTTTCCCCCTGAGGGTAGGAAAATCATGATCGGGATAGCGGACGTAAAGCTATTGAACTTAGGTATGCTCTTTCCTTTTGTCGAAGTGGAATCGTAGAACAGAATGTGATACGATGAGATAGAATGCAATAGAAATAGAAACAAGGATAGCGAACGGGTTACCTACTCCTAAGGGTCAAAGCAAGCCCTTTAATTCAATTCTTTATTCTTACATTAAAATTCTTACATTAAAGAATGAATAAAATCTCCCCAAGTAGGATTCGAACCTACGACCAGTCAGTTAACAGCCGACCGCTCTACCACTGAGCTACTGAGGAACAAGGGGGGATTCGACCTCCTAGAGTTCAACTCCCGCTCTCAACCCATGAACAATATGAGTCCGAAGCTTCTTTCGTAACTCCCATAATTTCTTCGTAGTGGCTCCGTTCCATGCCTCATTTCATAGGGAAGCCCAAAGTGGCTCTATTTCATTCTATTTCACTTCCTAGCACTTCCTATCATTTAATATCCATCCCTTTGGTCTTATTGACATAAGAGATGTCATTTATAGTCTATCTCTTTCTATATATGGAAAGTCAAGAAATTCTCATCGAAACATCGAGAAATTGTGCATATAGAAAACTCTAAAGAAAGAAAAAAAGGAGACCCATGCCATGATTTTCAAATCTTTTCTATTTAGTAGTCTAAGTTTCTCGATGAGGATAATTAATTCGGTCGTTGTGGTCAGACTCTATTATGGATTTCTGACTACATTCTCCATAGGTCCCTCTTAGATCTTCTTTCTCCAATCTTGGATTAGGGAAGAAGGAGATATTTGCGACTACTGGCGGTTTCATTATGGGGCAGCTCATGATCTTCATATCGATCTATTATCCACCTCTGTATCTATTCTTTCTTAGCTAAACAGGTGGAAGATCTATCCAATTTGGTTATATTATATCATGGACTCGAAAAACGGATCTGAATTTGACTGAAATGCACGATCTTCACAGGTATCACTTTTCACGATACCTAAAAGGTGGAATAGCGATTTTCGAACCATTTCCTATAAGAGAATGGTTTCCATTACTTTGAGAAATGGATTCTTATATCAAACTATAGCTATTGCATTAAAGAAGAAAAGAAACTAATAGAAGTCGAAGACGCGGAATGATAGTGAATAGAGAGAAAGATTCTTCTGATTTTCTTGTTCCTGAAAATATTCTATCTATCTACTAGACGCCGTAGAGAATTTAGAATATTTATGTCTTTCAATTCTCGTACTCGTAATTGGAAAGTTATGGAAGGAGACCCATCATTTTGCAATGAAAACAACATATAAAACTCTGGACAATTTCGAAATCAGGCCAAGCGTCTTAATACATATGCAAAAAAATTCATTATTGGCCCACCATTGATTAGAAGATTTAGCTTGTATGAATCGCTATTGGTTTGATACGAATAATGGCAATCGTTTCAGTATGTTAAGGATACAGATGTATCCACAATTCATTTAGAGTTACTTAATAGTCTATTTCTTATACCATATCTCTATCCCGTGAAATTCTCGAGCCAAAAGATGGATGCCTATGCTGTGTTTCATTTTGCTAAATGATATCAATTAAATGGTGTATCAATTCCATAAATTGCATATAGCAATAAATAAATCAGCAAAATTCTTTCTACTATATTTAGATAGAAGAAACATTTCTTCTATCTAAAATAGTAGAAAGAATGTACCCTTCTATCCAAATCCAATTTGCATCGATAAAAAAAATCCAAATTCCAGTAGTAGATGAATAATTGCAAATTTGTGTGTGTACGAGATTAGAATAACTTCAAAATAACTGACATAATTTTTTATTTTTCCTGATCAGAAAAATACATGAAAAAGAAAGGAGGTAGAAAAATTTTAGGATTTATGGTTAAAGAAGAAAAAGAAGAAAACAGGGGTTCTGTTGAATTTCAAGTATTCAGTTTCACCAATAAGATACGGAGACTTGCTTCACATTTGGAATTACACAAAAAAGATTTTTCATCGGAAAGAGGTCTACGAAGACTTTTGGGAAAACGTCGACGTTTGCTGGCTTATTTGGCAAAGAAAAATAGAGTACGTTATAAGAAATTAATCGGTCAGTTGAATATTCGGGAGCAGTAATTTAATCCTTCAAATTTTTTTCTTGTTTTATTATTTTTTTAGTAGTCTTTATAGTAGTCTTAGATTTTTCATTTTGATGAGCCTCACTTTGAGGAATTCATGGAATAATCCATTTTCATGGAATAATGAATTAAGGAAGAAAGGATATGAGTCTACCGCTTACAAAAAAAGATCTCATGATAGTCAATATGGGCCCTCAACACCCATCAATGCATGGTGTTCTTCGACTGATCGTTACTCTTGATGGTGAGGATGTTATTGATTGTGAACCCATATTAGGGTATTTACACAGAGGAATGGAAAAAATCGCGGAAAACCGAACGATTATACAATACTTACCTTATGTAACAAGGTGGGATTATAGAGAGATTGTAGAAAGGGGTAGGATAGTTATTTTTGCAAGAGACTTGAATTCCTTAACTTAAGAAAGAAAAAAGAATAAAAACACAGATACATAACATAAAAAAAAGAATAAATAAGACGAGATTCGACCTCCCCCTACATATTTAATTTCTTCTCCTATACAAAAACTAGCAAGACCCACTCCATTGGTAATTCCATCAATAACACCCTTATCAAAAAACTCCGTTAGTTCGGTTAACCCTCTTATACCGAGGGTAAAGACCCTAGTATAGAAAATATCTATATAACCACGATTATATGACCAACTGTATATATTTTTTTTTACTTGATCCAAAAATTCTTTTTTAGGATTTCTTTTTACAAAAGAGTTTATTAAATCCAAATTCTGAAAAAAAGAATAAGCAGATCCATAGAAGATATATGCTATGAATAAACCAAAGATAGCTAGAGTTACAGAAGAAATTGCATTAGTAATAAATTCATATGAATTTACAAAAGAATTAGAACTTTCCTGGGTAAAGTTTTTTGAGGGAGTTAACCACTTTGATAATATGGTTAACTCTGCTATTCCATTATCCATTCCTCCATTATCAAAAGAGATTCCTATGAATCCAATGAACAAAGTGAAAAGTAGTAATATAAGAAGAGGAAATAACATAGTATTTCCCGTTTCATGCGGATAGGCAAAAGTGTTTTTAGCCCCAAAAGACGTAGTAAAGGATCCTATCCTATTTCTTGTATTACCTTGAATTTTGGGTATATTTTGTGAAAAAAAAGAAACTCCACTCTTCGTTGTTGATAAAACGAAATCCCTATTCACTCCTTTGGGTATCCTTTTTCCCCATAAGGATATTGAATACAAGGAACTCTCTTTAGTGCTACTGTAATTTTGAAAATGAACACGCAAATACCCACCAAATGTAAGTAAATATATCCGAAACATATAAAAGGCAGTTAATCCTGCAGTAAAGGAAGCTATTATTCCAAAAAAGGGCGAATACAACCAACTATTACTAAGGATTTCATCTTTGGACCAGAAGCAAGCAAGAGGTGGAATACCACAAAGAGAAAGTGTACCCCATAAAAAAGTAGTTCTTGTGATTGGAATGTATTTTCTTAAACCGCCCATAAGAACCATATTTTGACTTTTATCTGGTGAATACCCAACAAGAGGTTCCATTGAATGAATAACGGATCCAGATCCCAAGAACAATAAAGCTTTTGAATAAGCATGAGTGATCAAATGGAATAAAGCAGCTTGATAAGAACCTATACCTAGAGCTAACATCATATAACCCAATTGAGACATTGTAGAATAGGCTAAGCTTCTTTTAATATCTCTCTGAGCAAGAGCTAAAGTAGCTCCTAAGAATAGTGTTATTGTACCTACTAAAGAAATAAAACTCATTATCAAAGGTAAAGATATGAAAAGAGGAAGAAGTCGAGCTAGAAGAAAAATTCCCGCAGCAACCATAGTTGCTGCGTGTATAAGAGCCGAAATAGGAGTGGGTCCTTCCATAGCATCGGGTAACCATACGTGAAGAGGGAATTGTGCGGATTTCGCAACTGCACCAAGGAATAATAAAAAAGCACACAAAGTAGTAAGTAAAGAGTTAATTCCATTATTAGGAATCCAGTTATTAGCGATTTGGAACAAATCCCTAAACTCTAAACTACCTGTTATCCAAAAAAAACCTAAAATTCCTAATAATAGACCAAAATCCCCTACACGATTAGTTACAAAAGCTTTTTGACAAGCACTCGCTGCGATTGGTCGTGTAAACCAAAAGCCTATCAATAAATAAGAACACATTCCCACGAGTTCCCAAAAAAAATAAATTTGTATCAAATTGGAGCTAGTAACCAATCCCAACATAGAAGTATTGAAAAAACTTATATAAACAAAAAATCTCAAATATCCTTCATCGTGAGACATATAACCATCACTATAAATAAGAACCAGGATTCCTACAGTAGTAATTAGTATTAACATAATAGAAGTAAGTGGGTCAATCAAGTATCCAAATTCTAAAGAAAAATCATTATTGACGGTCCAAGACCATAGATATTGATAGATAGAACTTCCATTTATTTGTTGAATAGACAGTTGAACTGAGAATACCATAGCTATACTTAAGAGTAAAACACTAGGAAAAGCCCATATGCGACGAAGATTTTTTGTTGCTGTCGGAATAAGAATAAGGCCAAATCCCATTGACATAATAACTGGAAGTGGGAGAAGAGGGATTACCCATGCATATTGATATGTATGTTCCATAAGAAAAGAAATTGCGATTTTTACTTCAATTTTTCTATAAAATTGTTTCCGATTCACCAAACCAACTCTTATCTCTTTCTGAAAGAATAAATAAAAAGAATAAGAAAAAATACTGGAATTCTTCATTTTTTAAAAATTTATCTCATTGAAATAATAAAAAATGAAGAATGGGTTTAGTTGGTTAAATTCAAAAAGTTAATCAAATAACTTCGTTACCTAGTTATTATCTAAATAAAGATATTTACAAAAAAAAAAAAAGGAATCGTTTTACTTTTTACTTTCTATTCATTTTTATATTTCTTTAAAACAAAGATGAAACAGCTCTCTTGTTCCATAACTGATTGAGTGAATTCCAATGAAAATCTATGTTTATAAGAAATTATCGAATAGTCCTTATGACTATAAATTACCTAAGTTTTAGAATGTCTTGTTTAAGAGACTCAGTATTTTTTGTTTTGATTAGAATTCCTTTCCTTTATGGAATACAATACAATATCATTCTGAGCTTAATTAACTATTTGAATTTTCCCTTCTTTTTATCCCCCCGGGGGATAGGCTTCCATACCATATATCTATATATGGAGTATACTTGATATATAAATAGATATAAATGGGAAACCCTTCTATATATTCTATATTATTAAAACAAAGTATAAAATATATACAGAAAAAATGTTTAAAAATTCTTGTCTTATCCGCATTAGACAAAATGAAGTAAAAAATAATTCACAATTTCAGTATCTTTCAGTATCTAAGTATAAATACTAATAAAAACAAGAAAGAAGGATTGATTTGCAGCAATAGATGTCTTTCACATACAACTAGAAAAAAGTAATTTCCTTTTTGAATGGCAGTTCCAAAAAAACGTACTTCAATGTCAAAAAAGCGTATTCGTAAAAATATTTGGAAGAAAAAGACTTATTTTTCCATAGTACAATCTTATTCTTTAGTAAAATCAAGATCATTTTCCAGTGGTAATGAGCATCCAAAACCAAAGGGTTTTTCTGGGCAACAAACAAACAAATAATAAGATTTTGGAATAATATGAATTGATTTTTCAAAAAAGAATTCCAATTATTTAATAATTTGGATTCTTCTTTGAATGTACTTTTATGTGTCGAATTACTTCGGTACAATATTCTTATAACAAACCCCTCTTATATATACAATAAAAAAAAGTTTTGTTTGGTATACTGTGTGCTAAGTATTCTTTTCCTATCAATGAACTTTTCATAATTTTCATAATAGAATGCTCATATTTTATTATGAAAATTATGAAAAGTGGAGTATTCTTACAATAGGACTTACAACTTCCACCTATCTTATCCAAAATCATAAGGTTAGTAAATCTTATTAATAAGAGCATAAAGACTTTCATTCTAGAAATTTTTCAAAAATCCAAAAAGCCTTTTCTATTTATCCATTTTAATTTCATCATTAAATAGAAACCCTTTTGGATTTTTTTCATTGTATTGAAAGAATTTTCAAAATTTAAACGATAAATTAATTAGAAAAAATTAGTTCTATATCTATAATTGCAAGTTAGAAAAAAGAAGTTCCAACTCTTTCAACCAGTGTTTCTATTGGGCAAAGCAAGAGTTTATTGTAAAAAAAAAATGGAAACGATACTACCAAACGAAGTCCATTTTAATGAAAACTCTAATGTTCCTAAATTTTATGGACTTTCCCAATATCGACGATTCCCGAGATAATAGCTATTATTCTTTTAAGTTACCTATTATTTGAAGTTAGCCGCCATGGTGAAATTGGTAGACACGCTGCTCTTAGGAAGCAGTGCTCAAGCATCTCGGTTCGAATCCGAGTGGCGGCATTCTTGAAAAGGAATACAATAGATTAGAAATCAATTCGAAATTTACAATTTTGTAATGGGACCTTCCCCTTATGCTATTTGCAACTTTAGAACATATACTAACTCATATCTCTTTCTCAACGATTTCAATTGTGATTACGATTCATTTGATAACCTTATTAGTTCGTGAACTTGGGAGATTACGTGATTCGTCAGAAAAAGGAATGATAGTTACTTTTTTCTCTATAACAGGATTCTTAGTTTCTCGTTGGGTTTCTTCGGGACATTTTCCATTAAGTAATTTATATGAGTCATTGATCTTCCTTTCATGGGCTCTGTATATTCTTCATACCATTCCTAAAATACAGAACTCTAAAAATGATTTAAGCACAATAACTACGCCAAGTACTATTTTAACGCAAGGCTTTGCCACGTCGGGTCTTTTAACTGAAATGCATCAATCCACGATACTAGTACCTGCTCTACAATCTCAGTGGTTAATGATGCATGTCAGTATGATGTTATTAAGTTATGCAACTCTTTTGTGCGGATCCTTATTATCTGCCGCTATTCTAATCATTAGATTTCGAAATAATTTCCATTTCTTTTCTAAAAAGAAAAAAAATGTTTTAAATAAAACATTTTTCTTTAGTGAGATTGCATTTTTTTATGCAAAAAGAAGTGCTTTAAAAAGCGCCCCTGTCCCTTCATTTCCAAATTATTACAAATATCAATTAACGGAGCGTTTGGATTCTTGGAGTTATCGTATCATTAGCCTAGGATTTACCCTTTTAACCATAGGTATTCTTTGTGGAGCAGTATGGGCTAATGAGGCCTGGGGATCCTATTGGAATTGGGATCCTAAGGAAACTTGGGCATTTATTACTTGGACCATATTCGCAATTTATTTACATAGTAGAACAAATCCAAATTGGAAGGGTACGAATTCTGCACTTATAGCTTCGATAGGATTTCTTATAATTTGGATTTGTTATTTTGGTATCAATCTATTAGGAATAGGTTTACATAGTTATGGTTCGTTTA
Encoded here:
- the rps15 gene encoding ribosomal protein S15, coding for MKKKGGRKILGFMVKEEKEENRGSVEFQVFSFTNKIRRLASHLELHKKDFSSERGLRRLLGKRRRLLAYLAKKNRVRYKKLIGQLNIREQ
- the ndhF gene encoding NADH dehydrogenase subunit 5 yields the protein MEHTYQYAWVIPLLPLPVIMSMGFGLILIPTATKNLRRIWAFPSVLLLSIAMVFSVQLSIQQINGSSIYQYLWSWTVNNDFSLEFGYLIDPLTSIMLILITTVGILVLIYSDGYMSHDEGYLRFFVYISFFNTSMLGLVTSSNLIQIYFFWELVGMCSYLLIGFWFTRPIAASACQKAFVTNRVGDFGLLLGILGFFWITGSLEFRDLFQIANNWIPNNGINSLLTTLCAFLLFLGAVAKSAQFPLHVWLPDAMEGPTPISALIHAATMVAAGIFLLARLLPLFISLPLIMSFISLVGTITLFLGATLALAQRDIKRSLAYSTMSQLGYMMLALGIGSYQAALFHLITHAYSKALLFLGSGSVIHSMEPLVGYSPDKSQNMVLMGGLRKYIPITRTTFLWGTLSLCGIPPLACFWSKDEILSNSWLYSPFFGIIASFTAGLTAFYMFRIYLLTFGGYLRVHFQNYSSTKESSLYSISLWGKRIPKGVNRDFVLSTTKSGVSFFSQNIPKIQGNTRNRIGSFTTSFGAKNTFAYPHETGNTMLFPLLILLLFTLFIGFIGISFDNGGMDNGIAELTILSKWLTPSKNFTQESSNSFVNSYEFITNAISSVTLAIFGLFIAYIFYGSAYSFFQNLDLINSFVKRNPKKEFLDQVKKNIYSWSYNRGYIDIFYTRVFTLGIRGLTELTEFFDKGVIDGITNGVGLASFCIGEEIKYVGGGRISSYLFFFLCYVSVFLFFFLS
- the rpl32 gene encoding ribosomal protein L32, whose amino-acid sequence is MAVPKKRTSMSKKRIRKNIWKKKTYFSIVQSYSLVKSRSFSSGNEHPKPKGFSGQQTNK
- the ccsA gene encoding cytochrome c biogenesis protein — encoded protein: MLFATLEHILTHISFSTISIVITIHLITLLVRELGRLRDSSEKGMIVTFFSITGFLVSRWVSSGHFPLSNLYESLIFLSWALYILHTIPKIQNSKNDLSTITTPSTILTQGFATSGLLTEMHQSTILVPALQSQWLMMHVSMMLLSYATLLCGSLLSAAILIIRFRNNFHFFSKKKKNVLNKTFFFSEIAFFYAKRSALKSAPVPSFPNYYKYQLTERLDSWSYRIISLGFTLLTIGILCGAVWANEAWGSYWNWDPKETWAFITWTIFAIYLHSRTNPNWKGTNSALIASIGFLIIWICYFGINLLGIGLHSYGSFTLTPK